One region of Sphingomonas abietis genomic DNA includes:
- a CDS encoding ABC transporter permease: MIATTSLLALRAIRRHILRSCLTVLGIVIGVFAVVTMVTLGKGATQSVHDQVSSLGANILTVLPGQGAGRGGGGETPPPFKYADLDAIRDQVTGVTSVAPQAQASASAVHNAANWSTTVNGTTNAYLDAQNWKIADGRRFSDGEEEAGKSVCLLGNTVKTNLYPHEEPVGTRLRLGAVDCQVIGVLDTRGQGGFGQDADDTVVMPIKAVQRRFSGNQDIRAIIVAADPAYDSADVQESIAALLRERRNIRGGKLDDFMIFDNKQIADTLSGITNVLTAIVSAVAAISLLVGGIGIMNIMLVSVTERTREIGIRLAIGAVAREVMLQFLVEAVVLSCLGGLIGLVLALLASLGLSQVIKVPFVFDPWTNLFAFLFSGLIGIVFGYFPARRAAALNPIDALRHE; the protein is encoded by the coding sequence TTGATCGCCACCACCTCCCTGCTCGCGCTGCGGGCGATCCGGCGACACATTTTGCGCTCCTGCCTGACCGTGCTCGGCATCGTCATCGGCGTCTTCGCGGTGGTGACGATGGTGACGCTGGGCAAGGGCGCCACCCAGTCCGTCCACGATCAGGTCTCCAGCCTCGGCGCCAACATCCTGACGGTGCTGCCGGGGCAGGGCGCCGGGCGCGGCGGCGGCGGGGAGACGCCGCCGCCGTTCAAATATGCCGATCTCGATGCGATCCGCGATCAGGTGACCGGGGTGACCTCGGTCGCCCCGCAGGCGCAGGCGTCGGCATCGGCGGTCCATAACGCCGCCAACTGGTCGACGACCGTCAACGGCACCACCAATGCCTATCTCGACGCGCAGAACTGGAAGATCGCCGATGGCCGCCGGTTCAGCGATGGCGAGGAGGAGGCCGGCAAGTCGGTCTGCCTGCTCGGCAACACGGTGAAGACCAACCTCTATCCGCACGAGGAGCCGGTCGGCACCCGGCTCCGGCTCGGCGCGGTCGATTGCCAGGTGATCGGCGTGCTCGATACGCGCGGGCAGGGCGGTTTCGGGCAGGATGCCGACGATACCGTCGTCATGCCGATCAAGGCGGTGCAGCGTCGGTTCAGCGGCAACCAGGATATCCGCGCGATCATCGTCGCGGCGGACCCGGCCTATGACAGTGCCGACGTGCAGGAATCGATCGCCGCGCTGCTGCGCGAGCGCCGCAACATCCGCGGCGGCAAGCTCGACGATTTCATGATCTTCGACAACAAGCAGATCGCCGACACGCTGTCCGGCATCACCAACGTGCTGACCGCGATCGTCAGCGCGGTGGCGGCGATCTCGCTGCTGGTCGGCGGCATCGGCATCATGAACATCATGCTGGTGTCGGTGACCGAGCGCACCCGCGAGATCGGCATCCGCCTGGCGATCGGCGCGGTGGCGCGCGAGGTGATGCTGCAATTCCTGGTCGAGGCGGTCGTGCTGTCCTGCCTCGGCGGGCTGATCGGGCTGGTCCTGGCCCTGCTCGCCTCCTTGGGCCTGTCGCAGGTGATCAAGGTGCCGTTCGTGTTCGATCCGTGGACCAATTTGTTCGCCTTCCTGTTCTCCGGCCTGATCGGGATCGTGTTCGGCTATTTCCCCGCGCGTCGGGCGGCGGCGCTCAACCCGATCGACGCGCTTCGCCACGAATGA
- a CDS encoding EF-hand domain-containing protein, giving the protein MIWTLFLAWQAAGVQAPAEQAPVEQAIVVNGAIGCGPPFAKTYIAPMGEPFRTDGFTDPMKLWFDRADADHDGRLTLAEMQADSDRFFATLDKDRSGEIDPDEMSYYENVVAPEIKLYQRGQDKRPHTREQKHDAKAAARRRADYEAPYGAGLWASLNIPQPIVSADFDLNRGVSRAELDQAAVNRWPLLDTAHRGYLTYDTLAKSPSQMDIDACRAAADKQHR; this is encoded by the coding sequence ATGATCTGGACGCTGTTTCTCGCATGGCAGGCGGCGGGCGTGCAGGCGCCGGCCGAGCAGGCGCCGGTCGAGCAGGCGATCGTCGTCAATGGCGCGATCGGCTGCGGGCCGCCCTTCGCCAAGACCTATATCGCCCCGATGGGCGAGCCGTTCCGCACCGACGGTTTCACCGATCCGATGAAGCTGTGGTTCGATCGCGCCGATGCCGATCATGACGGCCGGCTCACGCTCGCCGAGATGCAGGCCGATTCGGATCGCTTCTTCGCGACGCTGGACAAGGATCGGTCGGGCGAGATCGACCCGGACGAGATGTCCTATTACGAGAATGTCGTCGCGCCGGAGATCAAGCTCTACCAGCGCGGGCAGGACAAACGGCCGCATACCCGTGAGCAGAAGCACGACGCCAAGGCGGCCGCACGGCGACGGGCCGATTATGAGGCGCCTTATGGCGCGGGCCTGTGGGCCTCGCTCAACATCCCGCAGCCGATCGTATCGGCGGATTTCGATCTCAATCGCGGGGTCTCGCGCGCCGAGCTCGACCAGGCGGCGGTCAATCGCTGGCCGCTGCTCGATACCGCCCATCGCGGCTATCTCACCTATGACACGCTGGCGAAGTCTCCTTCGCAAATGGATATCGACGCATGCCGCGCGGCCGCCGATAAGCAACATCGATGA
- a CDS encoding response regulator, giving the protein MNEPTPPRLLVVDDDADLRDLIAAFLRDHHIDVDTAADAEGMDAALSRQRYDCVILDLMMPGEDGLSVLRRMRGRDRTPVIMLSAMGEDVDRIVGLEVGADDYLSKPCNPRELLARVRALLRRTTRGDEVALVAVPGSGTPRRRFGDWSLDLVERTLFRQGYPAAPLTDAEFRVLTAFLDRAQRVLSRDTLIELAKGSDADVFDRAIDVTISRLRKKLGPGDPIRTIRNEGYMLALRPEES; this is encoded by the coding sequence ATGAACGAACCCACGCCCCCCCGCCTGCTGGTGGTCGACGACGACGCCGATCTGCGCGACCTGATCGCGGCCTTCCTGCGCGACCATCATATCGACGTGGACACCGCCGCCGATGCCGAGGGCATGGATGCGGCGCTGTCCCGCCAGCGCTATGATTGCGTGATCCTGGATCTGATGATGCCGGGCGAGGACGGGCTTTCGGTGCTGCGCCGGATGCGCGGGCGCGATCGCACGCCGGTGATCATGCTGTCGGCGATGGGCGAGGATGTCGATCGCATCGTCGGCCTCGAAGTCGGCGCGGACGACTATCTGTCCAAGCCCTGCAACCCGCGCGAACTGCTCGCCCGCGTTCGTGCGCTGCTGCGCCGGACCACGCGGGGCGACGAGGTGGCGCTGGTGGCGGTGCCCGGCAGCGGCACCCCGCGTCGTCGCTTCGGCGACTGGTCGCTGGATCTGGTCGAACGCACGCTGTTCCGGCAGGGCTATCCGGCAGCGCCGCTCACCGACGCCGAATTCCGGGTGCTCACCGCCTTCCTCGATCGCGCGCAGCGCGTGCTGTCGCGCGATACGCTGATCGAGCTGGCCAAGGGATCGGACGCGGACGTGTTCGATCGCGCCATCGACGTCACGATCAGCCGGTTGCGCAAGAAGCTCGGGCCCGGCGATCCGATCCGCACGATCCGCAACGAAGGCTATATGCTGGCACTGCGGCCCGAGGAGAGCTGA